One genomic window of Arcobacter lacus includes the following:
- a CDS encoding sensor domain-containing protein has protein sequence MKSIIEPKNLLKLISEYSPDMLWIKDLEGRYLYANTAICDGLLMANPDEVFGKDDAFFGKRVRENHPNELEYHTFDSCSNSDKETLSAMKPLRFIEQGNIKGKLTYLEVDKAPFFDGNGKLVGVIGTARDITEKILLKEKNEKLAYYDQLTALPNRQKIILDINTNSPTACIVFNIDDFKEINDFFGTENADKILQDIASRFLDYKYIVYRIDGDEFAILFYENLSIEELKSQAQKILTLFDEEPFHVEDQVISVGFSVGIARAKDNLLTKVDIAVNNAKNSSSDISVYEESENIEKKYKQNLEMATSIKEAILEDRIVCHYQPLIDIISGEIYSFETLVRMIDKDGNIVPPVKFLDFSKKVKLYSSITKKVVKEACQTFKHRDENFSINLNIADIKDKETVKEIIRNITETNTASRVTFEILESEGIENYDEVISFINQIKALGAKIAIDDFGTGYSNFEHLLRLDVNYIKIDGSLIKNIASDEKHRIIVETIVSFARRIGIKTVAEFVADEQILEIIKKIGVSCAQGYYIGKPEKL, from the coding sequence ATGAAGTCTATTATCGAACCAAAAAATCTTTTAAAACTTATATCTGAATATTCCCCTGATATGTTATGGATAAAAGATTTGGAAGGTCGATATTTATACGCAAATACTGCAATTTGTGATGGCTTATTAATGGCAAATCCAGATGAAGTTTTTGGAAAGGATGATGCTTTTTTTGGGAAAAGAGTAAGAGAAAATCATCCTAATGAGTTAGAATATCACACTTTTGATTCATGTTCTAACTCAGATAAAGAAACTTTATCAGCCATGAAGCCCTTAAGATTTATAGAACAAGGTAATATAAAAGGTAAATTGACTTATCTTGAAGTGGATAAAGCTCCTTTTTTTGATGGAAATGGAAAATTAGTAGGAGTTATAGGAACAGCAAGAGACATTACTGAAAAAATCTTGCTAAAAGAAAAAAATGAAAAATTAGCTTATTATGATCAACTAACTGCACTACCAAACAGACAAAAAATTATTCTAGATATAAACACAAACTCTCCAACGGCCTGTATTGTTTTTAATATAGATGATTTTAAAGAGATAAATGACTTTTTTGGAACAGAAAATGCTGATAAAATTTTACAAGACATTGCAAGTAGATTTTTAGATTATAAATATATTGTTTATAGAATTGATGGTGATGAATTTGCTATTTTATTTTATGAAAATTTATCAATAGAAGAATTAAAATCTCAAGCACAAAAAATATTAACTTTATTTGATGAAGAACCTTTTCATGTTGAAGATCAAGTTATTTCAGTTGGTTTTTCTGTAGGTATTGCCAGAGCTAAAGATAATTTATTAACAAAAGTTGATATTGCAGTAAATAATGCAAAAAATTCTTCATCTGACATATCAGTTTATGAAGAGAGTGAAAATATAGAAAAAAAATATAAACAAAATTTGGAAATGGCTACTTCAATAAAAGAAGCCATCTTAGAAGATAGAATAGTTTGTCATTATCAACCATTAATTGATATTATATCAGGAGAAATTTACTCTTTTGAAACATTGGTTAGAATGATAGATAAAGATGGAAATATAGTTCCTCCTGTAAAATTCTTAGATTTCTCAAAAAAAGTAAAACTCTATTCAAGTATTACAAAAAAGGTTGTAAAAGAAGCTTGTCAAACTTTCAAACATAGAGATGAAAACTTTTCTATTAACTTAAATATTGCAGACATAAAAGATAAAGAGACTGTTAAAGAAATAATTAGAAATATCACTGAAACAAATACAGCATCAAGAGTAACCTTTGAAATTTTAGAATCAGAAGGTATTGAAAACTATGATGAAGTGATTAGTTTTATCAATCAAATTAAAGCATTAGGTGCAAAAATTGCAATTGATGACTTTGGTACAGGATATTCAAATTTTGAACATCTTTTAAGACTTGATGTAAACTATATAAAAATCGATGGTTCACTTATAAAAAATATAGCATCTGATGAAAAACATAGAATTATTGTTGAAACAATAGTAAGTTTTGCTAGAAGGATTGGTATTAAAACTGTTGCAGAATTTGTTGCTGATGAACAAATCTTAGAAATAATTAAAAAAATTGGTGTTAGTTGTGCTCAAGGTTATTATATAGGTAAACCTGAAAAACTGTAA
- the nrfH gene encoding cytochrome c nitrite reductase small subunit codes for MEKNKKIIIYGAILSAIIATGLFFYTMYTSSMLSYLSSDPKACINCHVMHSAYTTWDNSSHKNVAKCIDCHLPVGDEVAKYTAKAIDGWNHSVAFTLNTYKNNIRISDNAAERVQANCVRCHAGVSETVQKNASSYHNKGNFDKDRKCWECHKYVPHGKVRSLISTPYSLGIKEHLK; via the coding sequence GTGGAAAAAAACAAAAAAATAATTATCTATGGAGCAATTTTAAGTGCTATTATTGCTACTGGATTGTTTTTTTACACAATGTATACTTCTTCAATGTTATCATATCTTTCTAGTGATCCTAAAGCCTGTATTAACTGTCATGTTATGCATTCAGCTTATACAACTTGGGATAATAGCTCACATAAAAATGTAGCAAAATGTATAGACTGTCACCTTCCAGTGGGAGATGAAGTCGCTAAGTATACTGCAAAAGCAATCGATGGATGGAATCACTCAGTTGCATTTACTTTAAATACTTACAAAAACAACATTAGAATAAGTGATAATGCAGCAGAACGTGTACAAGCAAACTGTGTAAGATGTCATGCTGGAGTGAGTGAAACTGTGCAAAAAAATGCGAGTTCTTATCACAACAAGGGAAATTTCGATAAAGATCGAAAATGTTGGGAATGTCACAAATATGTACCACATGGAAAAGTTAGAAGTTTAATTTCAACTCCATATAGTTTGGGAATAAAAGAACACTTAAAGTAA
- the nrfA gene encoding ammonia-forming cytochrome c nitrite reductase — MKKYKFLFAISIIAIGLMTVLLASINEKKEEKESLLAVPKMEKWETKNEEFRKFYPREFDSWKQTKNSDQIDDMLKLHPEMVVLWAGYAFSKDYNAPRGHFYAIDDVSNSLRTGAPTDKESGPLPSACWTCKSPDVPRIMHEQGNNEYFTGKWAKYGADIVNPIGCVDCHNPETMELQVGRSYLNDALKAEGKSPTLATATQQDMRTLVCAQCHVEYYFKKTPLENGKTAMAVTLPWANGTTVEDMEKYYDTIEFSDWVHQVSKTPMIKAQHPEYETWKTGAHGRNNVSCADCHMPYTQEGGIKYTDHKIGNPLENMDKTCMNCHRVSEKSLLANIQDKKARKDDLNQKAMEQIVAAHLEAGKAWEVGATPEEMKDILTDIRHAQWRWDFAAASHAAFFHAPEETLKTLGTAIEKAGNARIKLAKVLAKHGVTDYKAPTIIDKKQAQELIGLPMGKLIEEKKQFTNGLLKDWKNEAEQKGLYNPKSREGVETKTSY; from the coding sequence ATGAAAAAGTATAAATTTTTATTTGCAATTTCTATAATTGCGATAGGATTAATGACGGTATTATTGGCTTCAATCAATGAGAAAAAAGAAGAAAAAGAGAGTCTATTAGCTGTTCCAAAAATGGAAAAATGGGAAACAAAAAATGAAGAGTTTAGAAAGTTCTATCCAAGAGAATTTGATTCATGGAAACAAACAAAAAACTCAGATCAAATAGATGATATGTTAAAACTACATCCAGAAATGGTTGTTTTATGGGCAGGTTATGCGTTTTCAAAAGATTATAATGCACCAAGAGGTCACTTTTATGCGATTGACGATGTAAGTAATTCTTTAAGAACAGGTGCACCAACAGATAAAGAAAGTGGTCCTCTACCAAGTGCCTGCTGGACATGTAAATCGCCTGATGTTCCAAGAATTATGCACGAACAAGGAAACAATGAATATTTCACAGGAAAATGGGCAAAATATGGTGCTGATATAGTAAATCCTATAGGTTGTGTAGATTGTCACAATCCAGAAACAATGGAACTTCAAGTTGGAAGAAGTTATTTAAATGATGCTTTAAAAGCTGAAGGCAAAAGCCCTACTTTAGCAACAGCAACGCAACAAGATATGAGAACATTAGTTTGTGCACAATGTCACGTTGAATACTATTTCAAAAAAACTCCTTTAGAAAATGGTAAAACAGCTATGGCAGTAACTTTACCTTGGGCAAATGGAACTACAGTTGAAGATATGGAAAAATATTATGACACAATTGAATTTAGTGATTGGGTACATCAAGTTTCTAAAACTCCAATGATAAAAGCGCAACACCCAGAATATGAAACTTGGAAAACAGGAGCTCATGGAAGAAATAATGTTTCTTGTGCAGATTGTCACATGCCATATACTCAAGAAGGTGGTATAAAATATACGGATCATAAAATTGGTAATCCTTTAGAAAATATGGATAAAACTTGTATGAACTGTCACAGAGTTAGTGAAAAATCTCTATTAGCAAATATTCAAGATAAAAAAGCAAGAAAAGATGATCTTAACCAAAAAGCAATGGAACAAATTGTGGCTGCTCACTTAGAAGCTGGAAAAGCTTGGGAAGTTGGAGCAACACCAGAAGAGATGAAAGATATTTTGACTGATATTAGACATGCTCAATGGAGATGGGATTTTGCAGCAGCTTCTCATGCAGCATTTTTCCATGCACCAGAAGAGACTTTAAAAACTTTAGGAACAGCTATTGAAAAAGCAGGAAATGCAAGAATCAAATTAGCTAAAGTTTTAGCAAAACATGGTGTAACAGATTATAAAGCACCTACAATTATTGATAAAAAACAAGCTCAAGAATTGATTGGTTTACCAATGGGAAAACTAATTGAAGAGAAAAAACAGTTTACAAACGGTTTACTTAAAGATTGGAAAAATGAAGCAGAACAAAAAGGGCTTTACAATCCAAAAAGTAGAGAAGGCGTAGAAACTAAAACTTCATATTAA
- the ccsA gene encoding cytochrome c biogenesis protein, whose product MINFLKNIFSMQIMTIFLIFMALACAIATFVENDFGVLGAKSFVYGQTWFEFIMLILTVGIAVNIIIFKMYKKNKFFTFLIHISIIFIFIGSSMTRYLGYEAVMTIPEGSMENKVYSTNEYIQIKILDKDSEKNYEKEVMITPLNQTKFEYETTINNKPLSIKYNNYVNNAIEKLVPNPNGKISMDILLSETMGAKNILLQDKEKFDSNFLTFTLNNNIKNETKPTINFETINDEFYLTSNLQTTLYSNDLENEKTINANTQTKIEKNKIYKIGQTQFKIFEALMNGKLEVVNSDKMFDKSEQVNAIIVDLKYDNKISQIPLYKKADSSLGATQTLFIEDKKIELQWGAKEIVLPFSILLNDFVLQRYPGSNSPSTYSSFVKIYDPIENTSFDYTIFMNNVLDYKGYRFFQSSYKMDESATILSVNKDPGKVPTYIGYFLLFLGLILTLFVKNSRFSKLIHKRYTLEDIKKSYYLKKSLCLVILSFFIFLPQKSFTQDLELIYNIDKTHSQKFGSLLVQDYQGRIKPLNSLAIEILNKTTKKSLIGNLDENQFFISMMMYPEIWRTIPIYKVKDENIKKLLGLSIDKSYFSFDDVYDKYGGYKLADELEISNNKSASNRTTYDKELIKIDEALNISYSLFNGDFFKVFPLKDDLNNKWLNIIEANSYENEQSLQINNLVKNYYFSLLENNWEKANNYLDEIKSYQYNLASNIIPSKIKIQAELLLNKFDIFERLMPFYLILGVILLFIVFINIINPNIKVKKITKLTFYLLTFGFIFHTFGLALRWYVAGHAPWTNGYESMIYISWAIAISGIIFSKQSHLALSCTAILSGITLFVAHLSWLEPQITTLAPVLKSYWLTIHVSVITASYGFLALSCLLGFFSLILYIFANAKNENERFFRILLSIKEASRINEISILIGIILLVIGNFLGGIWANESWGRYWAWDPKETWTLISIIIYVIIIHLKYIKDAINDYVLNLLSVISYFSIIMTYFGVNYFLSGKHSYAAGDPIIIPSFVYIVIVIIALIILFSFKNRKVL is encoded by the coding sequence ATGATTAATTTTTTAAAAAATATCTTTAGCATGCAAATTATGACTATATTTTTGATATTTATGGCTTTAGCTTGCGCAATTGCAACATTTGTTGAAAATGATTTTGGAGTTCTTGGTGCAAAATCATTTGTATATGGACAAACTTGGTTTGAATTTATTATGCTAATTTTAACAGTTGGAATAGCAGTTAATATTATCATTTTTAAAATGTATAAAAAAAATAAATTTTTTACTTTCTTAATTCATATATCAATAATTTTTATTTTTATAGGTTCATCAATGACTAGATATCTAGGTTATGAAGCTGTTATGACAATTCCTGAAGGAAGTATGGAAAATAAAGTTTACTCTACAAATGAATATATACAAATAAAAATTTTGGATAAAGATAGCGAAAAAAATTATGAAAAAGAGGTTATGATAACTCCTTTAAATCAAACAAAATTTGAATATGAAACTACAATAAACAATAAACCTTTATCTATAAAATATAATAATTATGTAAATAATGCTATTGAAAAATTAGTTCCAAATCCTAATGGAAAAATTTCAATGGATATTTTATTATCAGAAACAATGGGAGCAAAAAATATTTTATTACAAGATAAAGAGAAATTTGATTCTAATTTTTTAACTTTTACACTTAATAACAATATAAAAAATGAAACTAAACCAACAATAAATTTTGAAACTATAAATGATGAATTTTATTTGACTTCAAATTTGCAAACAACTTTATATTCTAATGATTTAGAAAATGAAAAAACTATAAATGCAAATACACAAACAAAAATTGAAAAAAATAAAATTTATAAAATTGGACAAACTCAATTTAAAATTTTTGAAGCTTTAATGAATGGAAAACTTGAAGTTGTAAATAGCGATAAAATGTTCGATAAAAGTGAACAAGTAAATGCTATTATTGTTGATTTAAAATATGATAATAAAATTTCGCAAATTCCTCTTTATAAAAAAGCTGATTCATCTTTAGGTGCTACTCAAACACTATTTATAGAAGATAAAAAAATTGAACTTCAATGGGGAGCAAAAGAGATAGTTTTACCTTTTTCAATTTTATTAAATGATTTTGTACTTCAAAGATACCCTGGTTCAAATTCACCTTCAACATATTCAAGTTTTGTAAAAATCTACGACCCAATAGAAAATACCTCTTTTGATTACACTATCTTTATGAATAATGTTTTAGACTACAAAGGATATAGATTTTTCCAATCTTCATATAAAATGGATGAAAGTGCTACTATTTTATCAGTAAATAAAGACCCAGGAAAAGTCCCAACTTACATTGGATATTTTCTACTTTTTTTAGGATTAATTCTTACTTTATTTGTAAAAAATAGTAGATTCTCAAAACTTATACATAAAAGATATACTTTAGAAGATATCAAAAAATCATATTATTTGAAAAAGAGTTTGTGTTTAGTTATCTTATCTTTTTTTATCTTTTTACCACAAAAAAGTTTTACTCAAGATTTAGAACTAATTTATAATATAGACAAAACTCATAGTCAAAAATTCGGTTCACTTTTAGTTCAGGATTACCAAGGAAGAATAAAACCTCTTAACTCTTTAGCAATAGAAATATTAAACAAAACAACTAAAAAAAGTTTAATTGGAAATTTAGACGAAAACCAATTTTTTATTAGTATGATGATGTACCCTGAAATTTGGCGAACAATTCCTATTTATAAAGTTAAAGATGAAAATATTAAAAAACTTTTAGGACTTTCTATAGATAAATCTTATTTCTCTTTTGATGATGTTTATGACAAATATGGTGGTTATAAATTAGCAGATGAACTTGAAATCAGCAATAATAAAAGTGCTTCAAACAGAACAACTTATGATAAAGAACTAATAAAAATAGATGAAGCTTTAAATATATCTTATTCACTATTTAATGGCGATTTTTTCAAAGTTTTTCCTCTAAAAGATGATTTAAATAATAAATGGTTAAATATAATTGAAGCGAATTCTTATGAAAATGAACAATCTTTACAAATAAACAATTTGGTTAAAAACTACTATTTTTCACTTTTAGAAAATAACTGGGAAAAGGCAAATAATTATCTTGATGAAATAAAATCTTATCAATATAATCTAGCTTCAAATATCATTCCAAGTAAGATTAAGATTCAAGCAGAACTTCTTTTAAATAAATTTGATATTTTTGAAAGATTAATGCCTTTTTATCTAATTTTAGGAGTTATTCTTTTATTTATTGTTTTTATAAACATCATAAATCCAAATATAAAAGTAAAAAAAATCACAAAATTAACTTTTTATCTTCTAACTTTTGGTTTCATTTTTCATACTTTTGGATTAGCTTTAAGATGGTATGTTGCAGGACATGCACCTTGGACAAATGGTTATGAATCTATGATTTATATCTCATGGGCAATTGCTATATCTGGAATAATTTTTTCAAAACAATCACATTTAGCTCTTAGTTGTACAGCCATTTTAAGTGGAATTACACTTTTTGTTGCCCATTTGAGTTGGTTAGAACCTCAAATTACAACTTTAGCACCTGTTTTAAAATCATATTGGTTAACTATTCATGTAAGTGTAATTACTGCAAGTTATGGATTTTTAGCACTTAGTTGTCTTCTTGGATTTTTTTCTTTAATTTTATATATTTTTGCAAATGCAAAAAATGAAAATGAAAGATTTTTTAGAATATTACTTAGTATAAAAGAAGCCTCTCGAATAAATGAAATATCTATTTTAATAGGTATCATACTTTTAGTAATTGGTAATTTTTTAGGTGGAATTTGGGCAAATGAATCTTGGGGAAGATATTGGGCTTGGGATCCAAAAGAGACTTGGACACTTATTTCAATAATAATCTATGTAATAATAATTCATTTAAAATATATAAAAGATGCTATCAATGATTATGTTTTAAATCTTTTATCCGTTATTAGCTATTTTAGTATCATTATGACCTATTTTGGAGTAAATTATTTTTTAAGTGGAAAACACTCTTATGCAGCTGGAGATCCTATAATAATTCCATCTTTTGTATATATTGTAATTGTTATTATTGCTTTAATTATATTATTTTCATTTAAAAATAGAAAAGTTTTATAA
- the serS gene encoding serine--tRNA ligase, whose translation MIDIKLLQKDFDYVVKALQKKGVDNALLNNLKDLALKTKQKRQEMEDVTAEQNLLSKEFGRYKKENLDISELQEKINALKTKKQELEDEVRTLEDDLNSIILSVPNMPDENVPFGVDENENVILEVIGEKPTFNFIPKEHWDLSCDWLDFERGVKLAKSRFTAIKGEGARLERALINYMLDFNRQRGFNEWYVPFMANSNTLQGTGQLPKFADDLFKIEGEDLYLIPTAEVSLTNLYNDEIIDKSELPLLLTSYTPCFRKEAGSAGRDTRGLIRQHQFDKVEMVAITSQEQSDEIFEKMVNCASDLLSSLGLCHQKVQLCSGDLGFSAAVTIDLEVWLPGQNKFREISSISNTRDFQARRAKIRYKEDKKNILAHTLNGSSLAVGRTLLAIMENYQNEDGSVKIPEVLKKYL comes from the coding sequence ATGATAGATATAAAATTACTTCAAAAAGATTTTGATTATGTAGTAAAAGCTTTACAAAAAAAAGGCGTTGATAACGCACTTTTGAATAATTTAAAAGATTTAGCTTTAAAAACAAAACAAAAAAGACAAGAGATGGAAGATGTTACAGCCGAACAAAATCTTCTATCAAAAGAGTTTGGAAGATATAAAAAAGAAAATCTTGATATAAGTGAACTTCAAGAAAAAATCAATGCTTTAAAAACAAAAAAGCAAGAGTTAGAAGATGAAGTTAGAACTTTAGAAGATGATCTTAATTCTATTATTTTAAGTGTTCCAAATATGCCTGATGAAAATGTTCCTTTTGGAGTTGATGAAAATGAAAATGTGATTTTGGAAGTTATTGGTGAAAAACCAACTTTTAATTTTATACCAAAAGAGCACTGGGATTTATCTTGTGATTGGTTAGATTTTGAAAGAGGTGTAAAACTAGCAAAATCAAGATTTACAGCAATTAAAGGTGAAGGTGCTAGACTTGAGCGAGCTTTGATAAATTATATGCTTGATTTTAATAGACAAAGAGGATTTAATGAATGGTATGTTCCATTTATGGCAAACTCAAATACTCTTCAAGGAACTGGGCAACTTCCAAAATTTGCTGATGATTTATTTAAAATTGAAGGTGAAGATTTATATCTAATTCCAACTGCTGAAGTAAGTTTAACAAATCTTTATAATGATGAAATCATTGATAAAAGTGAGTTACCTCTTCTTCTTACATCATATACACCTTGTTTTAGAAAAGAAGCAGGAAGTGCAGGGCGAGATACAAGAGGACTTATAAGACAACATCAATTTGATAAAGTTGAAATGGTTGCTATTACTTCACAAGAACAGTCAGATGAAATTTTTGAAAAAATGGTAAATTGTGCAAGTGATTTATTAAGTTCTTTAGGACTTTGTCATCAAAAAGTTCAACTTTGTAGTGGAGATTTAGGATTTAGTGCAGCTGTTACTATTGACTTAGAAGTTTGGTTACCTGGACAAAATAAATTTAGAGAAATTTCTTCTATTTCAAATACAAGAGATTTTCAAGCTAGACGTGCAAAAATTAGATATAAAGAAGATAAAAAGAATATTTTAGCTCATACTTTAAATGGTTCAAGTTTAGCAGTTGGACGAACACTATTAGCTATTATGGAAAATTATCAAAATGAAGATGGAAGTGTAAAAATTCCAGAAGTGCTTAAAAAATATTTGTAA